A genomic stretch from Hoplias malabaricus isolate fHopMal1 chromosome 4, fHopMal1.hap1, whole genome shotgun sequence includes:
- the naga gene encoding alpha-N-acetylgalactosaminidase, whose amino-acid sequence MPRTTIVLLLAFSAATLALDNGLMRTPPMGWLAWERFRCDIDCENDPKNCISEVLFKDMADRLAEDGWRELGYVYINIDDCWSSKERDAHGRLQADPKRFPSGIDKLARYVHDRGLKLGIYGDLGTYTCGGYPGTTLDKIEIDAQTFAEWGIDMLKLDGCYSNATEQEQGYPLMTKALNATGRPIGYSCSWPAYQGGLPPKVNYTLLGDICNLWRNYGDIQDSWDSVLSIVDWFTDHQDILQPAAGPGRWNDPDMLIIGDYGLSIDQSRSQMALWAIMAAPLFMSNDLRTINSGARAILQNKVAIAINQDPLGIQGRRLVKEKSGIDVFWRPLSKGASALVFFSRRSDMPFRYKTSLKALNYAAGSYEVYDVFLEKPMPVLKDTTEFVVSVNPSGVVMWLVLPSTRWQQGAAHLSKKPTGPKFYQRQQLVDSPFVL is encoded by the exons ATGCCGCGAACCACCATTGTTCTTTTGCTGGCCTTCTCAGCAGCCACCCTAGCTCTGGACAATGGTCTGATGAGGACCCCTCCTATGGGCTGGTTGGCATGGGAACGATTCCGCTGTGATATTGACTGTGAAAATGACCCCAAAAACTGTATCAG TGAAGTGCTGTTCAAGGACATGGCGGATAGACTGGCTGAGGATGGATGGAGGGAGCTGGGTTATGTCTATATCAACATTGATGACTGCTGGTCTTCAAAGGAGAGAGATGCACACGGACGACTCCAGGCCGATCCAAAGAG GTTCCCCAGTGGCATTGATAAACTGGCACGCTATGTTCATGACCGTGGGTTGAAATTGGGTATCTATGGTGACCTGggcacttacacctgtggaggGTACCCAGGGACCACCCTGGATAAAATTGAGATTGATGCACAGACCTTTGCTGAGTGGGGCATAGACATGCTGAAACTGGACGGCTGCTACTCCAACGCTACTGAACAGGAACAAG GCTACCCACTCATGACGAAGGCACTCAACGCCACTGGTCGCCCAATTGGCTATTCATGCAGCTGGCCTGCTTACCAGGGTGGGCTTCCTCCAaaa GTCAACTACACCCTACTGGGAGATATCTGCAATCTGTGGCGTAATTACGGTGATATTCAGGACTCATGGGACAGTGTCCTGAGTATAGTGGACTGGTTTACTGACCATCAAGACATCCTGCAGCCCGCTGCTGGACCAGGCCGATGGAATGACCCTGATATG TTGATTATTGGGGATTATGGTCTCAGCATTGACCAGTCACGCTCTCAGATGGCGTTGTGGGCAATAATGGCTGCTCCTCTGTTCATGTCTAATGACCTGCGGACCATAAACAGTGGGGCTCGTGCTATATTGCAAAACAAAGTTGCTATTGCTATCAACCAGGACCCCTTAGGTATCCAAGGCAGACGCCTGGTAAAG gaaaaGAGTGGTATAGATGTGTTCTGGCGCCCCCTGTCGAAAGGTGCAAGTGCTTTGGTCTTCTTCAGCAGAAGGTCTGACATGCCCTTCCGCTACAAGACATCTCTGAAGGCCCTCAACTACGCTGCAGGCAGCTATGAG GTGTATGATGTGTTCTTGGAGAAGCCGATGCCGGTCTTGAAAGACACCACCGAGTTCGTTGTCTCGGTCAACCCCTCAGGAGTGGTCATGTGGCTTGTTCTTCCGTCCACCAGGTGGCAGCAGGGGGCCGCACACTTAAGTAAAAAACCGACTGGGCCAAAGTTCTATCAAAGACAGCAGCTTGTTGATTCTCCTTTTGTGCTCTAA